Proteins found in one Salvia splendens isolate huo1 chromosome 10, SspV2, whole genome shotgun sequence genomic segment:
- the LOC121751689 gene encoding PH, RCC1 and FYVE domains-containing protein 1-like: protein MSRAADRMSSSDVSRVGGPIERDIEQAITALKKGAYLLKYGRRGKPKFCPFRLANDESVLIWFSGKEEKHLKLSHVSRIISGQRTPIFQRYPRPEKEYQSFSLIYNDRSLDLICKDKEEAEVWFSGLKALISRGHQRKWRTESRSDGISSGATSPRTYTRRSSPLHSPFDSGDILQKDGGDQLRLHSPYESPPKNGLDKVFSDAIMYAVPPKGFFPSDSASASVHSVSSGGSDGIHGHMKGMGVDAFRVSLSSAVSSSSQGSGHDDGDALGDVFIWGEGTGDGVIGGGPHRVGSSLVVKMDALLPKALESAVVLDVQNIACGGRHAAIVTKQGEIFSWGEELGGRLGHGVDADVLHPKLIDGLSNTNIELVACGEYHSCAVTLSGDLYTWGDGHFGLLGHGNEVSHWVPKRVNGPLEGIHVSSISCGPWHTAVVTSAGQLFTFGDGTFAVLGHGDRASISKPREVESLKGLRTVRAACGVWHTAAVVEVMVGSSSSSNCSSGKLFTWGDGDKGRLGHGDKESKLVPTCVAALVEPNFCQVACGHSMTVALTTSGHVYAMGSPVYGQLGNPQADGKLPCRVEGRLGKSFVEEIACGAYHVAVLTSRTEVYTWGKGANGRLGHGDTNDQNFPTLVEALKDKQVKCIACGTNFTAAICLHKWVSGVDQSMCSGCRLPFNFKRKRHNCYNCGLVFCHSCSSKKSLRASMAPNPNKPYRVCDNCFSKLRKAIEIDTSSQSSISRRASMNRVINDTKDKDEKLDTRSRPNLARFTSMEPLKQGESLSSKRNKKLEFNSSRVSPIPNGNSQWGALNISKSFNPVFGSSKKFFSASVPGSRIVSRATSPISRRASPPRSTTPTPTLGGLTSPKIVLDEAKTNNDNLSQEVIKLRAQVESLTRKAQLQEVELERTTTQLKEAIAIAGEETAKCKAAKEVIKSLTAQLKEMAERLPVGSTRSSKSPPFIPLVAPSIPNDVLNASIDRVNGQTNFLDQEPNESNSPLLTNGSSTASNRSLGHSRPAHTDVTRNGNRPKESDTRSENEWVEQDEQGVYITLTSLPGGLKDLKRVRFSRKRFSEKQAETWWAENRARVYERYNVRMVDKSSVGIASEDLGH from the exons ATGTCACGCGCCGCCGATAGGATGAGCAGCTCCGACGTCAGCAGAGTTGGTGGACCAATCGAGAGGGATATTGAACAA GCTATCACAGCTCTAAAGAAAGGTGCATACTTACTGAAGTATGGAAGAAGAGGGAAACCTAAATTTTGTCCTTTCCGCCTGGCAAAT GATGAATCTGTCCTCATATGGTTTTCGGGGAAAGAGGAGAAACACCTTAAACTTAGTCATGTCTCCAGAATTATATCAGGACAACGGACT CCAATTTTTCAAAGGTACCCACGACCTGAGAAAGAGTATCAATCTTTTTCTCTTATATACAACGACAGATCACTTGATTTG ATATGCAAAGACAAGGAGGAAGCTGAAGTCTGGTTTAGTGGCCTTAAGGCATTGATTTCACGAGGTCACCAGCGTAAGTGGAGAACAGAATCCAGGAGTGATGGAATCTCTTCTGGAGCTACTAGTCCTAGAACATACACAAGAAGAAGTTCACCACTGCACTCCCCCTTTGATAGTGGTGATATCTTGCAGAAG GATGGTGGTGATCAACTTCGTCTCCACAGCCCTTACGAGAGTCCTCCAAAAAATGGTCTGGATAAGGTATTTTCTGATGCCATAATGTATGCTGTGCCTCCAAAGGGTTTCTTCCCCTCAGATTCTGCTAGTGCTTCGGTGCATTCTGTGTCTTCTGGAGGTTCTGATGGCATACATGGTCACATGAAAGGAATGGGGGTAGATGCGTTCCGAGTGAGCCTTTCTAGTGCTGTAAGCTCATCAAGTCAAGGTTCTGGTCATGATGATGGTGACGCCCTGGGTGATGTTTTCATTTGGGGAGAAGGCACTGGGGATGGTGTTATTGGTGGTGGACCACACAGAGTTGGGAGTAGTCTTGTAGTGAAAATGGATGCATTATTGCCCAAGGCGTTGGAATCTGCAGTTGTATTAGATGTTCAGAACATAGCTTGTGGCGGACGACATGCTGCCATTGTGACCAAGCAGGGAGAGATATTCTCTTGGGGTGAGGAATTAGGAGGCAGGCTTGGCCACGGTGTAGATGCTGATGTCTTGCATCCGAAGCTAATTGATGGGCTCAGCAATACAAATATTGAGCTTGTTGCATGTGGTGAATATCATTCTTGTGCTGTTACACTTTCAGGTGATTTGTACACTTGGGGTGATGGTCATTTTGGCCTTCTAGGGCATGGAAATGAAGTTAGCCATTGGGTGCCAAAAAGAGTAAATGGGCCTCTGGAGGGAATACATGTTTCTTCAATCTCATGTGGGCCTTGGCATACAGCTGTTGTGACTTCTGCTGGACAGTTGTTTACTTTCGGTGATGGAACTTTTGCGGTTCTTGGTCATGGAGATCGTGCAAGTATCTCAAAGCCGCGAGAAGTGGAATCTCTGAAGGGTCTACGCACTGTAAGAGCAGCCTGTGGTGTTTGGCATACTGCTGCAGTTGTTGAAGTTATGGTTGGAAGCTCAAGTTCCAGTAACTGTTCTTCAGGAAAGCTTTTTACATGGGGAGACGGCGACAAAGGTCGACTTGGACATGGTGATAAGGAATCAAAACTTGTTCCGACCTGTGTTGCTGCTCTTGTAGAACCAAATTTTTGCCAAGTTGCTTGTGGGCACAGTATGACTGTGGCTCTTACTACCTCAGGACATGTATATGCCATGGGGAGCCCAGTTTATGGACAGCTGGGAAACCCTCAAGCTGATGGGAAGCTCCCATGTCGTGTTGAGGGAAGACTTGGGAAGAGTTTTGTTGAGGAGATAGCTTGTGGCGCATATCATGTGGCTGTGTTGACATCAAGAACTGAAGTTTATACATGGGGAAAGGGAGCAAATGGTAGGTTGGGTCATGGGGATACAAACGACCAAAATTTTCCAACTCTCGTTGAAGCTCTGAAAGACAAGCAAGTAAAGTGTATTGCTTGTGGTACTAATTTCACTGCAGCTATCTGCCTTCATAAATGGGTTTCAGGGGTTGATCAGTCCATGTGTTCTGGCTGCCGCCTGCCATTTAACTTCAAAAGGAAGCGTCACAACTGTTACAACTGTGGCCTTGTTTTTTGTCATTCATGCAGCAGCAAGAAGTCACTCAGGGCTTCTATGGCGCCAAATCCGAATAAACCGTATCGTGTTTGTGATAATTGCTTCAGTAAATTGAGAAAGGCTATTGAAATTGATACTTCATCTCAGTCATCAATAAGTAGAAGAGCAAGTATGAATCGGGTAATAAATGATACAAAAGATAAAGATGAGAAATTGGATACAAGATCCCGCCCCAATCTAGCTAGATTTACTTCTATGGAACCTTTGAAACAAGGGGAGAGTCTATCCtctaaaagaaacaaaaagctTGAATTTAATAGCAGTCGTGTATCACCAATCCCAAATGGAAACTCCCAATGGGGGGCTCTTAATATCTCAAAATCTTTCAATCCTGTTTTTGGTTCATCCAAAAAATTCTTCTCAGCTTCAGTTCCTGGTTCGAGGATTGTTTCTCGAGCAACATCACCAATATCACGACGTGCCAGTCCTCCTCGCTCTACCACACCAACCCCTACACTAGGAGGACTTACATCACCTAAGATTGTTCTGGATGAGGCAAAGACAAATAATGATAACCTCAGCCAAGAAGTTATCAAATTAAGAGCACAG GTAGAAAGTCTCACTCGGAAGGCTCAACTTCAGGAAGTAGAGCTAGAAAGAACAACTACACAGCTGAAGGAGGCAATAGCAATTGCAGGGGAAGAGACTGCGAAGTGCAAAGCTGCGAAAGAAGTCATAAAATCACTTACTGCTCaa CTGAAGGAAATGGCTGAAAGACTTCCTGTGGGTTCTACCAGAAGCAGCAAATCTCCGCCCTTCATTCCACTTGTTGCCCCTTCAATTCCTAATGATGTTTTAAATGCCTCCATCGATCGAGTGAATGGTCAAACGAATTTCTTGGATCAGGAGCCAAATGAGTCAAACAGCCCATTGCTGACAAATGGGTCTAGTACTGCAAGTAATCGCAGTTTGGGTCACAGCAGACCAGCACATACAGATGTAACAAGAAATGGTAATAGACCAAAAGAAAGTGATACTCGTAGCGAAAATGAGTGGGTTGAGCAAGATGAGCAAGGTGTTTATATCACTCTTACCTCCTTACCTGGAGGGCTCAAAGACCTGAAGCGAGTTCGTTTCAG TCGGAAGCGATTTAGTGAGAAGCAAGCGGAAACATGGTGGGCAGAGAACCGGGCAAGAGTATATGAACGATACAATGTGCGGATGGTTGACAAGTCAAGTGTTGGCATAGCTAGTGAGGACTTGGGACATTAA
- the LOC121752748 gene encoding uncharacterized protein LOC121752748, producing MNNNVVQFLLKHSHDGVLARGAVMEAAETHSISRKTIYRLWKAANEQMQRGEPAMMEGKVRGYHHVDRLELDQDKVRNLSTLERSSLRKMAVKLNVSKSTLGQWVKQGKLRPHTNAIKPALTNMNKIARARWSLSQLQPQITQGGVQFQSMHNVVHIDEKWFYMTKVSDRYYLLPDEDEPYRSCKSKRYITKVMFMCAVSRPQFDANGQATYDGQVVGASKDIYIQQDNATPHIAATDAEFQAVAKSDGFYIQLICQPPNSPDTNILDLGFFRAIQSLQHEKPCKTVDELVGNVCSSFTELSPQTLNKVFLSLQACLTEILHCRGGNGYKVPHINKDRLHRNGGLPNVLEVDEDVVRDVLHYLQMPENNVGSMYDIGPLSSAFGI from the exons ATGAATAATAATGTGGTGCAGTTTCTACTCAAGCACAGCCATGATGGAGTGCTAGCAAGAGGGGCTGTAATGGAGGCAGCAGAAACTCATAGCATCAGTAGGAAGACAATATACAGGCTATGGAAGGCAGCCAATGAGCAAATGCAAAGGGGAGAACCTGCAATGATGGAAGGAAAGGTTAGAGGATACCATCATGTTGATAGATTAGAGCTTGATCAAGATAAAGTTAGAAACTTATCTACTCTTGAAAGATCTTCCCTGAGAAAAATGGCAGTAAAATTGAATGTGAGTAAGAGCACATTAGGTCAGTGGGTGAAGCAAGGTAAACTACGGCCACATACAAATGCAATCAAACCTGCCCTCACCAATATGAATAAGATAGCAAGAGCTAGATGGAGTCTTAGCCAACTTCAGCCACAGATAACTCAAGGTGGAGTGCAGTTTCAAAGCATGCACAATGTAGTGCAtatagatgaaaaatggttCTATATGACCAAGGTTTCAGACAGGTACTACCTTTTGCCGGATGAGGATGAGCCATATAGGTCATGCAAATCCAAGAGATACATCACCAAAGTGATGTTTATGTGTGCTGTCAGTAGACCACAGTTTGATGCCAATGGGCAGGCAACTTATGATG GCCAAGTGGTTGGGGCAAGTAAAGACATCTACATTCAGCAAGATAATGCAACCCCACACATAGCTGCCACGGATGCAGAGTTTCAGGCTGTTGCCAAATCAGACGGATTTTACATCCAACTGATTTGTCAACCACCTAATTCTCCTGATACTAACATCTTAGACCTGGGATTTTTTAGAGCAATTCAGTCACTGCAGCATGAGAAACCATGCAAGACTGTGGATGAACTAGTGGGGAATGTGTGTAGTTCATTTACAGAACTGTCACCACAAACTCTCAACAAAGTTTTCCTAAGCTTGCAGGCTTGCCTCACTGAAATCCTACACTGCAGAGGTGGAAATGGATACAAGGTCCCACACATCAACAAGGACAGACTACATAGAAATGGGGGACTCCCCAATGTGCTGGAAGTGGATGAGGATGTTGTGAGAGATGTGCTGCACTACTTGCAAATGCCAGAGAATAATGTTGGGTCAATGTATGATATTGGCCCTCTTTCAAGTGCATTTGGCATCTAG
- the LOC121751049 gene encoding protein PATRONUS 2-like translates to MERPLTLKPLSIQDENSVHRKKVTADGKSKTSRLLPKKGGFARKSRKALNDITNKSSIHREATSQSKKSGKKQFKVTEIGCSNQKVFECEALSKKTISVNENLNIAEEGFLHDHRKCIDAQKASAAASELNFLDTVLPGHGSTDVIMEQTKGDRDLDNCYPKLEELSMLEFSDWFKPCWKSPPSPLHQECSLPSPSVLEFEAVELVLKEGDDDDI, encoded by the exons ATGGAAAGGCCTCTCACTCTAAAACCGTTGAGCATCCAAGATGAAAATTCTGTCCACCGCAAAA AAGTCACTGCTGATGGCAAATCGAAGACATCCAGACTATTGCCAAAGAAGGGTGGATTTGCACGTAAGAGTCGTAAAGCTCTGAATGACATTACTAATAAGTCGTCTATTCATCGTGAGGCAACCTCACAGAGTAAAAAGTCAGGAAAGAAACAGTTTAAAGTTACTGAAATTGGATGTTCGAATCAGAAAGTTTTTGAGTGTGAGGCACTGTCCAAGAAAACGATTTCAGTTAATGAGAATCTTAATATTGCGGAAGAAGGTTTCTTGCACGACCACAGGAAGTGCATTGATGCACAAAAAGCTTCTGCGGCAGCATCCGAGCTTAATTTCTTGGACACAGTTCTTCCTGGACATG GTTCGACAGACGTGATAATGGAACAGACAAAG GGTGATCGAGATCTTGACAACTGTTATCCCAAATTGGAAGAGTTATCCATGCTAGAGTTTTCTGATTGGTTCAAGCCTTGTTGGAAGTCTCCTCCTTCACCACTCCATCAGGAGTGTTCTTTGCCCTCTCCTTCTGTATTAGAGTTTGAGGCAGTCGAATTAGTGCTCAAGGAAGGCGATGATGATGATATCTAA
- the LOC121750279 gene encoding reactive oxygen species modulator 1-like, with translation MARDSCLTRITAGFAIGGAVGGAVGAVYGTYDAIRSKVPGLLKVRYIGQTTVGSAAVFGLFLGAGSLIHCGKSY, from the exons ATGGCAAGGGATAGCTGTCTGACGCGAATTACGGCGGGCTTCGCCATCGGAGGAGCTGTCGGCGGCGCTGTGG GTGCTGTTTATGGAACTTATGATGCTATAAGATCTAag GTTCCGGGTCTTCTAAAAGTACGGTACATTGGGCAGACGACGGTCGGTAGTGCTGCTGTTTTTGGTCTTTTCCTTGGAGCTGGAAGCTTAATACACTGTGGCAAATCTTATTAG